From one Brachypodium distachyon strain Bd21 chromosome 4, Brachypodium_distachyon_v3.0, whole genome shotgun sequence genomic stretch:
- the LOC100840678 gene encoding protein FLX-like 3: MSGRDRLPRRFIEEGRGYPDGRVVEDRRGHPGIRVVDDRRGHPEIRVVEDRRPYPAAMRVIEDRRGYPEIHERPVVMRVAHRPHPAVLEEEIGLQQEAEFRRLMADRHALAEERLELHRELQAGKEEVRHLNMIITEINAKKEAYISELVDKRRKLEAEVRANEPLRDEVVHLRGEVDKLLAARKELSAKAASLMQELRRDRSDKQQIPMLKAEIDGLQQELSHIRSACELEQKGNFELVEQRKAMEKSMISMAQEIQQMRAELANSEGRPWGAGGAYGTRLGSPEATFPAQYGDRYNIHAGVSEKGPSHPPESSWSTYEKNRFQYR; this comes from the exons ATGTCAGGAAGAGATCGCCTGCCGCGCCGCTTCATCGAGGAGGGCAGGGGGTACCCCGACGGCCGCGTGGTTGAGGATCGCAGGGGCCATCCTGGCATCCGCGTGGTGGATGATCGTAGGGGCCATCCTGAGATCCGTGTCGTCGAGGACCGAAGGCCCTACCCGGCCGCCATGCGTGTTATCGAGGACCGTAGAGGTTATCCTGAGATTCACGAGCGGCCGGTGGTCATGAGGGTGGCTCATCGCCCTCACCCGGCTGTTCTGGAGGAAGAAATCGGGTTGCAGCAAGAGGCCGAGTTCCGGAGGCTCATGGCTGACCGCCATGCGCTGGCCGAGGAAAGGTTGGAGTTGCACAGGGAACTGCAGGCTGGAAAAGAGGAGGTCCGTCACCTGAACATGATCATTACAGAGATTAATGCCAAGAAGGAAGCTTATATCAGCGAGCTTGTTGACAAGAGGAGGAAGCTTGAAGCTGAGGTTAGAGCAAATGAGCCTTTGAGAGATGAGGTTGTGCATCTTCGCGGTGAAGTCGATAAGCTCCTTGCTGCTAGGAAAGAGCTCTCTGCAAAGGCGGCGTCCCTAATGCAGGAGCTGCGTAGGGATAGATCTGATAAGCAACAGATACCTATGTTGAAAGCAGAGATTGATGGCCTCCAACAGGAACTTTCTCATATAAG GAGTGCATGCGAACTGGAGCAGAAGGGGAATTTTGAGTTGGTGGAACAAAGGAAAGCAATGGAGAAGAGTATGATTTCAATGGCACAGGAAATTCAACAAATGCGTGCAGAATTAGCTAATTCTGAAGGAAGACCGTGGGGCGCAG GTGGAGCATATGGGACGAGGCTGGGTAGCCCTGAAGCAACATTCCCTGCTCAGTATGGAGATAGATACAATATCCATGCG GGAGTTTCTGAGAAAGGTCCTTCCCATCCTCCTGAATCTTCATGGAGCACATATGAAAAGAACCGGTTCCAGTACCGCTAA
- the LOC100841282 gene encoding senescence-specific cysteine protease SAG39, translating to MAIPKASLLAILGCLCFCSSVLAARELNDDLSMVARHESWMLQYGRVYKDAAEKASKFEVFKANAGFIDSFNAGNHKFWLGINQFADITNKEFKATKTNKGFISNKVRAPTGFSYENVSFDALPASIDWRTKGAVTPVKDQGQCGCCWAFSAVAATEGIVKLSTGKLVSLSEQELVDCDVHGEDQGCEGGLMDDAFKFIISNGGLTQESSYPYDAEDGKCKSGSKSAGTIKSYEDVPANNEGALMKAVANQPVSVAVDGGDMTFQFYSGGVMTGSCGTDLDHGIAAIGYGVTSDGTKYWLMKNSWGTSWGENGFLRMEKDIADKKGMCGLAMEPSYPTA from the exons ATGGCCATCCCCAAGGCTTCCCTGCTTGCTATCCTTGGCTGCCTCTGTTTCTGTAGTTCTGTACTCGCAGCTCGGGAGCTCAACGATGATTTGTCCATGGTGGCAAGGCATGAGAGTTGGATGCTCCAGTATGGCCGTGTGTACAAGGATGCCGCCGAGAAGGCAAGCAAGTTTGAGGTCTTCAAGGCTAATGCAGGGTTCATCGACTCGTTCAATGCCGGGAACCACAAGTTCTGGCTCGGCATCAACCAGTTTGCTGACATTACCAATAAAGAGTTCAAGGCAACCAAGACTAACAAGGGGTTTATTTCAAACAAGGTGAGGGCTCCTACAGGGTTCAGTTATGAAAACGTGAGCTTTGATGCACTACCGGCGTCAATCGACTGGAGGACAAAAGGCGCAGTCACTCCTGTCAAGGACCAAGGCCAATGTG GTTGTTGCTGGGCATTTTCTGCCGTTGCGGCAACGGAGGGCATTGTCAAGCTGAGCACTGGCAAGCTTGTCTCGCTGTCGGAGCAAGAACTAGTGGATTGTGATGTCCACGGTGAAGACCAGGGCTGTGAAGGCGGTCTAATGGATGATGCATTCAAGTTTATCATCTCGAACGGTGGGCTCACTCAGGAGTCCAGCTACCCATATGACGCAGAAGATGGCAAGTGCAAGAGTGGATCTAAAAGTGCCGGGACAATCAAGAGTTACGAGGATGTGCCCGCCAATAACGAAGGTGCCCTCATGAAGGCTGTGGCGAACCAACCCGTGTCGGTTGCTGTTGATGGAGGTGATATGACATTCCAATTCTACTCCGGTGGCGTGATGACCGGCTCCTGTGGCACAGACCTTGATCATGGGATCGCAGCCATTGGTTATGGAGTGACAAGTGATGGCACAAAATATTGGTTAATGAAGAATTCTTGGGGCACATCATGGGGTGAGAATGGTTTCTTAAGAATGGAGAAGGATATTGCCGACAAGAAGGGCATGTGTGGCCTTGCCATGGAGCCATCTTACCCCACTGCATAG
- the LOC100841586 gene encoding senescence-specific cysteine protease SAG39 encodes MAIPKASLLAILGCLCLCGSVLAARELNDDLSMVARHENWMLQYGRVYKDAAEKAQKFEVFKANAEFINSFNAGNHKFWLGINQFADITNEEFKATKTNKGFISNKVRVPTGFMYENMSFDALPATIDWRTKGAVTPIKDQGQCGCCWAFSAVAAMEGIVKLSTGKLVSLSEQELVDCDVHGEDQGCEGGLMDDAFKFIIKNGGLTQESNYPYDAADGKCKSGSSSAATIKSYEDVPANNEGALMKAVANQPVSVAVDGGDMTFQFYSGGVMTGSCGTDLDHGIAAIGYGTTSDGTKFWIMKNSWGTSWGENGFLRMEKDIADKKGMCGLAMEPSYPTA; translated from the exons ATGGCGATCCCCAAGGCTTCGCTCCTTGCTATCCTTGGCTGCCTCTGTCTCTGTGGTTCTGTCCTCGCAGCTCGTGAGCTGAACGATGATTTGTCCATGGTGGCAAGGCACGAGAATTGGATGCTGCAGTACGGCCGCGTGTACAAGGACGCTGCTGAGAAGGCACAAAAGTTTGAGGTGTTCAAGGCGAATGCCGAGTTCATCAACTCGTTCAATGCCGGGAACCATAAGTTCTGGCTTGGCATCAACCAGTTCGCTGACATTACCAATGAAGAGTTCAAGGCAACCAAGACTAACAAGGGGTTTATTTCAAACAAGGTAAGAGTCCCTACGGGATTCATGTATGAGAACATGAGCTTTGATGCGCTTCCGGCAACAATAGACTGGAGGACAAAGGGGGCGGTCACTCCCATCAAGGACCAAGGCCAATGTG GTTGTTGCTGGGCATTTTCCGCCGTTGCGGCAATGGAGGGCATTGTCAAGCTGAGCACCGGCAAGCTTGTCTCACTTTCAGAGCAAGAACTAGTGGATTGTGATGTCCACGGCGAGGACCAGGGCTGTGAAGGCGGGCTCATGGATGATGCATTCAAGTTCATCATCAAGAACGGCGGACTCACTCAAGAGTCCAACTACCCATATGATGCGGCAGACGGCAAGTGCAAGAGTGGATCTAGTAGTGCTGCAACAATCAAGAGTTACGAGGATGTGCCTGCTAATAACGAGGGTGCCCTCATGAAGGCCGTGGCGAACCAACCTGTGTCAGTTGCCGTTGACGGAGGTGACATGACATTCCAATTCTACTCTGGTGGTGTGATGACCGGCTCATGTGGCACGGACTTGGATCATGGGATCGCGGCCATTGGTTATGGAACAACGAGTGATGGTACAAAATTTTGGATAATGAAGAATTCTTGGGGCACATCATGGGGAGAGAATGGATTCTTAAGAATGGAGAAGGACATTGCCGATAAGAAGGGCATGTGTGGTCTTGCCATGGAGCCCTCCTACCCCACTGCATAG
- the LOC100843720 gene encoding senescence-specific cysteine protease SAG39: MAIPKASILAILGCLCFCSSVLAARELNDDLSMAARHETWMAQYGRVYKDAAEKAQKFEVFKANARFIDSFNAENHKFWLGINQFADLTNEEFKATKTNKGFISNKARVSTGFKYENLKIEALPTSIDWRTKGAVTPVKDQGQCGCCWAFSAVAATEGIVKLSTGKLVSLSEQELVDCDVHGEDQGCEGGLMDDAFKFIITNGGLTQESSYPYDAEDGKCKSGSKSAGTIKSYEDVPANNEGALMKAVANQPVSVAVDGGDMTFQFYSGGVMTGSCGTDLDHGIAAIGYGVTSDGTKFWLMKNSWGTTWGENGFLRMEKDIADKKGMCGLAMEPSYPTA, from the exons ATGGCAATCCCCAAGGCTTCGATCCTTGCTATCCTTGGCTGCCTCTGTTTCTGCAGCTCTGTCCTCGCAGCTCGCGAGCTGAACGACGACTTGTCCATGGCAGCGAGGCACGAGACATGGATGGCACAGTATGGCCGCGTGTACAAGGACGCTGCTGAGAAGGCGCAGAAGTTTGAGGTGTTCAAGGCTAATGCTCGGTTCATCGACTCGTTCAATGCCGAGAACCATAAGTTCTGGCTCGGCATCAACCAGTTCGCTGACCTTACCAACGAAGAGTTCAAGGCAACCAAGACTAACAAGGGGTTTATTTCAAACAAGGCAAGAGTTTCTACGGGATTCAAGTATGAAAACTTGAAGATTGAAGCTCTTCCGACATCAATAGACTGGAGGACAAAGGGCGCGGTCACTCCCGTCAAGGACCAAGGCCAATGcg GTTGTTGTTGGGCGTTTTCTGCTGTTGCGGCAACAGAGGGAATTGTCAAGTTGAGCACCGGCAAGCTTGTCTCACTGTCAGAGCAAGAACTAGTGGATTGCGATGTCCATGGAGAGGACCAGGGTTGTGAAGGTGGGCTCATGGATGATGCGTTCAAGTTTATCATCACGAACGGTGGCCTCACTCAGGAGTCTAGCTACCCATATGACGCCGAAGATGGCAAGTGCAAGAGTGGATCAAAAAGTGCCGGGACAATCAAGAGTTACGAGGATGTGCCCGCCAATAATGAAGGTGCCCTCATGAAGGCCGTGGCAAACCAACCCGTGTCAGTTGCTGTGGACGGAGGTGACATGACATTTCAATTCTACTCCGGCGGTGTGATGACCGGATCTTGTGGCACAGACCTGGATCATGGGATCGCAGCAATTGGTTATGGAGTGACAAGTGACGGCACTAAATTTTGGTTAATGAAGAATTCTTGGGGCACAACATGGGGCGAAAATGGATTCTTGAGAATGGAGAAAGATATTGCTGACAAGAAAGGCATGTGTGGCCTTGCCATGGAACCCTCCTATCCCACTGCGTAG
- the LOC100843107 gene encoding senescence-specific cysteine protease SAG39 produces MAIPNASLLAILGCLCFFASGLAARELNDDLSMVARHESWMSQYGRSYKDAAEKDRKFEVFKANAAFIDSFNAKNHKFWLGINQFADITNEEFKVTKTNKGFISNKVRASTGFSYENVSIDALPATIDWRTKGAVTPVKDQGQCGCCWAFSAVAATEGIVKLSTGKLVSLSEQELVDCDVHGEDQGCEGGLMDDAFKFIITNGGLTQESSYPYDAEDGKCKSGSKSAGTIKSYEDVPANNEGALMKAVANQPVSVAVDGGDMTFQFYSGGVMTGSCGTDLDHGIAAIGYGVTSDGTKYWLMKNSWGTSWGENGFLRMEKDIADKKGMCGLAMEPSYPTA; encoded by the exons ATGGCCATCCCCAATGCTTCCCTCCTTGCTATCCTCGGCTGCCTCTGCTTCTTTGCTTCTGGCCTCGCAGCTCGCGAGCTGAACGATGACTTGTCCATGGTGGCGAGGCACGAGAGTTGGATGTCGCAGTATGGCCGCAGTTACAAGGACGCTGCCGAGAAGGACCGCAAGTTTGAGGTGTTCAAGGCGAATGCTGCGTTCATCGACTCGTTCAACGCCAAGAACCACAAGTTCTGGCTTGGCATCAACCAGTTCGCTGACATTACCAACGAAGAGTTCAAGGTAACCAAGACTAACAAGGGGTTTATTTCAAACAAGGTGAGGGCATCCACAGGATTCAGTTATGAGAATGTCAGCATTGATGCACTGCCGGCGACAATTGACTGGAGGACTAAGGGCGCGGTCACTCCGGTCAAGGACCAAGGCCAATGTG GTTGTTGTTGGGCATTTTCCGCAGTTGCGGCAACAGAGGGCATTGTCAAGCTGAGCACCGGCAAGCTTGTCTCATTGTCAGAGCAAGAACTAGTGGATTGTGATGTCCACGGCGAGGACCAGGGTTGTGAAGGCGGGCTCATGGATGATGCATTCAAGTTCATCATCACAAACGGTGGCCTCACTCAGGAGTCCAGCTACCCATATGACGCAGAAGATGGCAAGTGCAAGAGTGGATCTAAAAGTGCCGGAACAATCAAGAGTTACGAGGATGTGCCTGCCAATAACGAAGGCGCCCTCATGAAGGCCGTGGCGAACCAACCCGTGTCAGTTGCTGTTGACGGAGGTGACATGACATTCCAATTCTACTCTGGTGGTGTGATGACCGGCTCCTGTGGCACCGACCTTGATCATGGTATCGCAGCCATCGGTTATGGAGTGACAAGTGATGGCACAAAATATTGGTTGATGAAGAACTCTTGGGGCACATCATGGGGAGAGAATGGATTCTTAAGAATGGAGAAGGACATTGCCGACAAGAAGGGCATGTGTGGCCTTGCGATGGAGCCCTCCTACCCTACCGCATAG
- the LOC100833310 gene encoding putative protein Brevis radix-like 5, which yields MHVCFRGGAGDSSRVARPISAIRGFTKSMKAMSLKAKPGGRSRRRRPEDVNPGAASAKIAPAQLQDEADDDPLEDHQQRKKKPEFCDKCCSPLPPEDEDEREEEEESGGGGREWVAEPEPGVSMTLAARRDGTNRLRRVRFRAELFDAWAARAWWADNCDRIFELYTVARSDSDEDSDSAADAMPGTPCQSEDDEEPHTPDHETVTPEPGAEESGSSFSGDPSSGSGSGSGSAVTVGSPVLGLVVTEPNNTFETPRTPTTTTESAQDDDDEEDEWVEEYEPGVFLTVRACPDQSLQLRHVELSRERFGEVKARVWWQENKDRLRTFYSF from the exons ATGCACGTGTGcttccgcggcggcgccggcgacagcAGCAGGGTCGCCAGGCCCATCAGCGCCATCAGGGGCTTCACCAAGAGC ATGAAGGCCATGTCCCTCAAGGCGAAGCCGGGAGGCaggagccggaggcggcggccggaggatgTTAATCCAGGAGCGGCGTCCGCCAAGATCGCGCCGGCGCAGCTTCAGGACGAAGCCGACGACGATCCACTTGAAGATCATCAGCagcggaagaagaagccggAGTTCTGCGACAAGTGCTGCTCCCCATTGCCgccggaggacgaggacgaaagggaagaggaggaggagagcggcggcgggggtcgGGAGTGGGTGGCGGAGCCGGAGCCCGGGGTGTCGATGAcgctggcggcgcggcgggacGGCACGAACCGGCTCCGCAGGGTGCGCTTCAGGGCGGAGCTCTTCGACGCCTGGGCCGCGCGGGCCTGGTGGGCCGACAACTGCGACCGCATCTTCGAGCTCTACACCGTCGCCCGCTCCGACTCCGACGAAGACTCcgactccgccgccgacgccatgcCTGGCACCCCATGCCAGtccgaggacgacgaagagcCGCACACGCCG GATCATGAGACGGTGACACCCGAGCCAGGCGCGGAGGAGTCGGGGTCGTCGTTCTCCGGCGACCCgtccagcggcagcggcagcggcagcgggtcGGCCGTTACGGTGGGGTCGCCGGTACTGGGCCTCGTCGTCACCGAACCCAACAACACCTTCGAAACGCCACGAACGCCGACGACAACTACAGAGAGCGCCcaggacgacgatgacgaggaagacgagtgGGTGGAGGAGTACGAGCCCGGGGTGTTCCTCACCGTCCGGGCCTGCCCCGACCAATCCCTCCAGCTCCGGCACGTCGAGCTCAG CCGTGAGAGGTTCGGGGAGGTGAAGGCGAGGGTGTGGTGGCAGGAGAACAAGGACAGGCTGCGCACCTTCTACTCCTTCTGA